A part of Aegilops tauschii subsp. strangulata cultivar AL8/78 chromosome 2, Aet v6.0, whole genome shotgun sequence genomic DNA contains:
- the LOC109786153 gene encoding dirigent protein 22: MASHLTSASLATLLAGIATVLFASAVDGVGKQDAPKHLHFYMHDAYTGPKPTTVLIVNGTGQPLKGSGGGARFGDTVVMDDRLTEGPTLASRVVGRAQGFYVTASQGDPAMLLAMNVLLEDGPYNGSSLTVMGCNNIAMPERELAVVGGTGVFRMATGYVLWKTASWTGRNAVLELDAFVYVSPAAAGA; this comes from the coding sequence ATGGCTTCCCACCTCACATCCGCATCTCTAGCTACGCTACTCGCGGGCATAGCCACCGTCCTTTTTGCCTCGGCCGTCGACGGCGTGGGCAAGCAGGACGCCCCCAAACATCTCCACTTCTACATGCACGACGCCTACACTGGTCCCAAGCCCACCACCGTTCTAATCGTCAACGGGACCGGCCAGCCGCTGaagggctccggcggcggcgcccggttCGGTGACACGGTGGTCATGGACGACCGCCTCACCGAGGGCCCTACTCTGGCCTCGAGAGTCGTCGGGCGTGCCCAGGGATTCTACGTAACAGCGTCCCAGGGCGACCCCGCGATGCTCCTCGCCATGAACGTGCTGCTCGAGGACGGGCCTTATAACGGGAGCTCGCTGACCGTGATGGGCTGCAACAACATCGCGATGCCGGAGCGGGAGCTGGCGGTGGTTGGCGGGACCGGGGTTTTCAGGATGGCCACCGGGTACGTGCTCTGGAAAACTGCGAGCTGGACCGGGAGGAACGCCGTCCTTGAGCTGGATGCCTTCGTCTATGTCAGTCCGGCGGCCGCCGGTGCATGA
- the LOC109786147 gene encoding wall-associated receptor kinase 2-like, protein MAVQLLMATVAAGPVALPGCPEACGNVTVPYPFGFRPGCFQRNFNLTCDETHHPPRLFLGDGVEVDSISLSEGTVRVQRSILRSYENMTRPQSLGFGAAWPAAAWPGQNTGVRLAVSTEHNVFVVTGCSLVAYLIAQETVTSNGDGANVGACAALCNFGIPDPGHTSCSGIGCCRTTISQSLAAYGVQFNRLGGTPFGAAFMVDRGWFTGTNIAAVQSATYQDLGNYANVTSVPTVLEWWLDVEADRDLLVRDLGSESGWRCISLNSVALNVSNNYGAVSCNCSNGYEGNPHIVNGCQDIDECLQPDVCQNGTCTNMPGTYQCSVKKSASRLPGLITIIAISAGFGIVFSLLGISKITNKFKQRRAKNLRRKFFKKNHGLLLQQLISSNQDIAERMRIFSLEELDQATNKFDHNRILGGGGHGTVYKGILSDQRIVAIKKAKIVVQREIDQFINEVVILSQTNHRNVVKLFGCCLETEVPLLVYEFISNRTLSFHLHGQSENPLSWKDRLRIALETARAIAYLHSAASISVYHRDIKCANILLTDTLTSKVSDFGASRSIAIDETGILTAVQGTHGYLDPEYYYTSRLTEKSDVYSFGVILAELLTRVTPVFRSHSSEVTSLASHFVSLIRDNRLIDILDTQIVEEGGAEDAEVVARLAEACLSLKGEERPTMRQVETTLEDVQNSIVNLSSQITRVNWNAINDQSYKENKGGEGTRLYSLEKEFIQSSEIPR, encoded by the exons ATGGCAGTTCAGCTCCTCATGGCAACGGTAGCCGCTGGTCCAGTAGCCTTGCCCGGCTGCCCGGAGGCCTGCGGCAACGTCACCGTCCCCTACCCTTTCGGCTTCCGACCAGGTTGCTTCCAGAGGAACTTCAACCTCACCTGCGACGAGACACACCACCCTCCGAGGCTGTTTCTTGGCGACGGCGTGGAAGTGGACTCCATATCCCTCTCAGAAGGCACGGTGCGTGTCCAGAGAAGCATTTTGAGGTCTTACGAAAACATGACGCGGCCGCAATCTCTCGGCTTTGGCGCCGCCTGGCCCGCCGCCGCCTGGCCCGGTCAGAATACCGGAGTGCGGCTGGCGGTGTCAACTGAGCACAACGTCTTCGTGGTCACCGGGTGCAGCCTCGTCGCCTACCTCATCGCCCAAGAAACAGTTACGAGCAATGGAGACGGGGCTAATGTCGGCGCATGCGCTGCGCTCTGTAACTTCGGGATTCCGGATCCAGGTCACACCTCGTGCTCGGGCATCGGCTGCTGCCGGACGACCATCTCGCAGAGTCTGGCTGCGTACGGTGTGCAGTTCAATCGGCTGGGCGGCACTCCGTTCGGGGCTGCGTTCATGGTCGATCGCGGGTGGTTCACCGGGACCAACATCGCAGCCGTACAAAGTGCCACATATCAGGATTTGGGTAACTATGCCAACGTGACCAGCGTACCCACGGTGCTGGAATGGTGGCTGGATGTGGAAGCCGATCGTGACCTGCTCGTGAGGGATCTCGGTTCTGAGTCTGGTTGGAGATGCATAAGCTTGAACAGCGTCGCTCTCAACGTTAGCAACAATTACGGTGCAGTAAGTTGCAACTGCTCGAATGGATACGAAGGCAACCCTCACATCGTTAATGGATGCCAAG ATATCGACGAGTGCCTACAGCCTGATGTGTGCCAGAACGGAACCTGCACCAATATGCCAGGGACATACCAATGTTCAGTGAAAAAAAGTGCCAGCCGCCTCCCAG GTTTGATTACCATAATTGCAATTAGTGCTGGTTTTGGCATAGTGTTTTCTCTTCTGGGTATTTCCAAAATCACCAATAAATTTAAGCAAAGAAGGGCCAAGAATTTGAGACGAAAGTTCTTCAAGAAAAATCATGGATTGCTTCTGCAACAGCTAATCTCTTCAAACCAAGATATAGCAGAAAGAATGAGGATTTTCAGTTTGGAAGAGCTGGACCAAGCAACCAACAAATTTGACCATAATCGCATCCTTGGTGGCGGTGGCCATGGAACAGTGTACAAAGGCATCTTATCTGATCAgcgtattgttgccatcaagaaGGCCAAAATTGTCGTTCAAAGGGAAATCGACCAGTTTATCAACGAGGTTGTCATACTTTCACAGACAAACCATAGGAATGTGGTGAAGCTCTTTGGCTGCTGCCTAGAGACAGAGGTTCCTCTACTTGTTTACGAGTTCATATCAAACAGAACCCTCTCATTTCATCTCCATGGGCAAAGTGAGAACCCGTTATCATGGAAAGATAGGTTGAGGATTGCACTGGAAACTGCAAGGGCCATTGCATATCTACACTCTGCTGCTTCAATATCAGTATACCACAGAGATATCAAATGTGCAAATATACTACTTACTGATACTTTAACATCAAAAGTATCAGATTTTGGAGCTTCAAGGTCAATTGCAATAGACGAGACAGGAATACTTACAGCTGTTCAAGGAACCCATGGTTACCTTGATCCTGAATACTACTACACTAGTCGACTCACGGAGAAAAGCGATGTTTACAGCTTTGGTGTCATCCTAGCAGAGTTACTGACAAGGGTAACACCAGTTTTTCGTTCCCATTCATCAGAAGTCACAAGCCTAGCATCGCATTTTGTGTCTCTTATAAGGGACAATCGATTAATAGATATTCTGGATACACAAATTGTTGAGGAGGGAGGGGCTGAAGATGCTGAAGTGGTTGCAAGACTGGCAGAAGCATGCTTAAGTTTAAAAGGTGAAGAAAGGCCTACAATGAGACAAGTGGAGACCACACTTGAGGATGTTCAGAACTCAATAGTCAATCTTAGTTCTCAGATCACAAGAGTGAACTGGAATGCTATAAATGATCAGTCATACAAGGAAAACAAAGGCGGAGAAGGAACCAGACTGTACAGCTTGGAAAAAGAGTTCATCCAATCATCTGAAATTCCAAGATGA